The Panacibacter microcysteis DNA window GCAAAAATTCAGCGGCTGATCGATTGGGCAAACGATTTTCCTCATATCATTTTTTCGCTATCTGTAGGTAACGAAGCGTGTGTTGACTGGACAGATCATTACGTTCCTGTAAGCCGTGTGGTAGATTTTGCCATGCGTGTAAAACAGCATGCCACGCAACCTGTTACTTTTTGTGAAAACTACGTACCGTGGCTGAATAAATTAGAACCACTTGCCGAAGTAGTTGATTTTATCTCCATACACACCTATCCTGTATGGGAGTATAAACATATACATGAAGCCATTGAATACACAAACGATAATTACAATGCCGTAGCAAAACTGTACCCACACAAAGCCATAGCCGTTACAGAGGCCGGCTGGGCCACTAATTCAAATGGCAGGGGCATTGATCCCGGGCATGTAAACGAACAAAACCAGCAGGCATATTACAAAGACCTGATGGAATGGTCTGCCAAAAAACAAATACCGGTTTTCTTTTTTGAAGCGTTTGATGAAAAATGGAAAGGCTCGGCACACCCGCTGGAACCCGAAAAACACTGGGGGCTTTTTAGAACGGACCGAACACCGAAACTGGTGATGCAAGACGCAATTTCTTTTCAACTATAAGCCCTGCTGCAAGCCCGGGGTTATGGTTGCTTTCGTTTTGGCACAGAAAAAGACAGGTATCAGAGCCTGTCTTTTATATTTTCCCCGGCAAGGGCCAGGTAACGCTGTGTTAGGTTTTACATTTTAATAGTTTGCCTGCATTTGCCATTGCAAATTTAGCTCGGCAGCCTTGTAACACCTGCTATTGTAAAGTGCAGAAAAAAAAGGGTAGCAGTAGCAACCTGCATACCCTTTTTAGTAGCCCCGACAAGAATCGAACTTGTATCTAAAGTTTAGGAAACTTCTATTCTATCCATTGAACTACAGGGCCAGTGGGCAGCAAAAATAATAGTTTCCATGATTTTCAGTGCATTTTTAAAAATGAGATTACTAACTTTCCTCTCTTAAATGCTGAATATGAATAAAAGTTTGCTGGTGTTATTGATTGTCGTGTTGAGTTTTAGTACCTCCATATCATTTGCACAGCCACGTGCAGTCATAAACCATGTGGCAATTTATGTTACCGATATTCAAAAATCAGGCGATTTTTATAAAAACATTATTGGTCTCGACA harbors:
- a CDS encoding glycosyl hydrolase family 17 protein — protein: MNFFEQFNLPFAKAVCYSGFRDGQQPGGVIPSYAEVKEDLLLLQPHWTYLRLYDCDAHAQTVLEVIAKEKLGFKIMLGAYIEAEMNNFGCPWGGGIYDEAQLTLNRQKNDAKIQRLIDWANDFPHIIFSLSVGNEACVDWTDHYVPVSRVVDFAMRVKQHATQPVTFCENYVPWLNKLEPLAEVVDFISIHTYPVWEYKHIHEAIEYTNDNYNAVAKLYPHKAIAVTEAGWATNSNGRGIDPGHVNEQNQQAYYKDLMEWSAKKQIPVFFFEAFDEKWKGSAHPLEPEKHWGLFRTDRTPKLVMQDAISFQL